From one Lycium barbarum isolate Lr01 chromosome 6, ASM1917538v2, whole genome shotgun sequence genomic stretch:
- the LOC132645864 gene encoding very-long-chain aldehyde decarbonylase CER1-like isoform X2 yields the protein MVHNQIWISVSRYVTAKGTNRIVDRSIEFDQVDRESNWDDQIILLGLLHYIGYLMLEQAHHMPMWRTDGIIITILIHIGPVEFFYYWLHRALHHHFLYSRYHSHHHSSIATEPITSVIHPFAEILAYFALFALPVFTTLFTGTACVASFGAYTTYIDFMNNMGHCNFELIPRWMFSVFPPLKYLMYTPSYHSLHHTQFRTNYSLFLPMYDYIYDTVDKSSDALYEKSLEREAEVPDVVHLTHLTTLESIYHLRLGFASLTSKPHTSKWYFWLMWPVTLWSIMITWIYCHAFVVQRNLFKNLKLQTWVIPKFRVQYFMQWQRETINNLIEEAIIEADQKGIKVLSLGLLNQEEQLNSNGELYIRKHPHLKVKVVDGSSLAVAVVINSIPKGTSQVVLRGRLSKVANSIARALCQRGIQVVTLDEEEYKRLKATLTSEAGTNLVLSKSCNVSKTWLVGDGLNEDEQLKAPKGTLFIPYSQFPPRKARKDCFYFSTPAMVAPKHLENVDSCENWLPRRVMSAWRIAGILHALEGWNEHECGDMMLDIEEVWKASLSHGFCLLTKISAA from the exons ATGGTTCACAACCAGATATGGATATCTGTATCCCGTTATGTTACTGCAAAGGGTACTAATCGAATTGTTGATAGAAGTATTGAATTTGATCAAGTTGACAGAGAAAGCAACTG GGATGATCAGATCATACTTCTTGGTTTGCTACACTATATCGGATACCTGATGCTGGAACAAGCTCATCACATGCCTATGTGGAGGACTGATGGAATCATAATAACCATCTTGATTCATATTGGTCCTGTGGAGTTCTTCTATTATTGGCTTCACAGAGCTCTGCACCACCATTTTCTCTACTCTCGTTACCATTCCCATCACCACTCCTCCATTGCTACTGAGCCCATCACTT CTGTTATTCATCCATTTGCTGAGATCCTAGCATATTTCGCGCTCTTTGCCCTACCAGTTTTCACAACTCTGTTCACTGGGACTGCCTGTGTAGCTTCATTTGGTGCTTACACTACATATATTGATTTCATGAACAACATGGGCCATTGCAACTTTGAGCTCATTCCTAGGTGGATGTTCTCTGTGTTCCCCCCTCTCAAGTACTTGATGTATACACCCTC GTACCACTCACTACATCACACTCAATTCAGGACAAATTATTCACTTTTCTTGCCAATGTATGACTATATCTATGATACAGTGGACAAGTCATCAGACGCGTTGTATGAAAAGTCACTTGAGAGAGAAGCTGAAGTGCCTGATGTGGTGCACCTTACACATCTAACAACCCTGGAATCCATCTACCATCTTCGACTAGGGTTTGCATCACTGACCTCGAAGCCTCACACCTCTAAGTGGTACTTCTGGTTAATGTGGCCCGTCACACTATGGTCAATAATGATTACATGGATATATTGTCACGCATTTGTTGTCCAGAGAAATTTGTTCAAGAATCTCAAATTACAAACTTGGGTTATTCCAAAATTTCGCGTACAA TACTTTATGCAATGGCAAAGAGAGACTATTAACAATTTGATTGAGGAAGCCATCATCGAAGCAGATCAAAAAGGCATAAAAGTATTGAGCCTTGGACTCTTAAATCAG GAAGAGCAGCTGAACAGTAATGGTGAACTTTACATAAGAAAGCATCCTCACCTAAAAGTGAAGGTGGTAGATGGAAGTAGCTTAGCTGTTGCTGTGGTCATAAACTCCATTCCTAAAGGAACTTCCCAAGTTGTCCTTCGAGGCCGTTTGTCCAAAGTTGCTAACTCCATTGCCCGTGCCTTGTGCCAACGAGGAATTcag GTTGTCACGTTAGACGAAGAAGAGTACAAGAGACTTAAAGCAACGCTTACTTCCGAGGCTGGAACTAATTTGGTCCTCTCAAAATCTTGTAATGTTTCAAAG ACATGGCTAGTAGGGGACGGATTGAATGAAGATGAGCAATTGAAAGCACCAAAAGGAACATTATTCATTCCTTATTCACAATTCCCACCAAGGAAAGCTCGCAAGGACTGTTTCTACTTCAGCACACCAGCCATGGTTGCTCCAAAGCATCTTGAAAATGTAGATTCTTGTGAG AATTGGCTGCCAAGAAGAGTGATGAGTGCCTGGAGAATAGCTGGAATTTTGCATGCATTGGAAGGTTGGAATGAGCATGAATGTGGTGACATGATGCTTGATATTGAAGAAGTCTGGAAAGCTAGTCTCAGTCATGGTTTTTGTCTATTAACCAAGATTTCTGCTGCTTAA
- the LOC132645864 gene encoding very-long-chain aldehyde decarbonylase CER1-like isoform X1: MPLSSSRILYKAVEAEAFKIQLCGEEEIKRMASKPGILSEWPWARLGNLKYLVLAPFACHSIYTFFMSKDQRERDMFYILVLPFTLFRMVHNQIWISVSRYVTAKGTNRIVDRSIEFDQVDRESNWDDQIILLGLLHYIGYLMLEQAHHMPMWRTDGIIITILIHIGPVEFFYYWLHRALHHHFLYSRYHSHHHSSIATEPITSVIHPFAEILAYFALFALPVFTTLFTGTACVASFGAYTTYIDFMNNMGHCNFELIPRWMFSVFPPLKYLMYTPSYHSLHHTQFRTNYSLFLPMYDYIYDTVDKSSDALYEKSLEREAEVPDVVHLTHLTTLESIYHLRLGFASLTSKPHTSKWYFWLMWPVTLWSIMITWIYCHAFVVQRNLFKNLKLQTWVIPKFRVQYFMQWQRETINNLIEEAIIEADQKGIKVLSLGLLNQEEQLNSNGELYIRKHPHLKVKVVDGSSLAVAVVINSIPKGTSQVVLRGRLSKVANSIARALCQRGIQVVTLDEEEYKRLKATLTSEAGTNLVLSKSCNVSKTWLVGDGLNEDEQLKAPKGTLFIPYSQFPPRKARKDCFYFSTPAMVAPKHLENVDSCENWLPRRVMSAWRIAGILHALEGWNEHECGDMMLDIEEVWKASLSHGFCLLTKISAA; this comes from the exons ATGCCCCTAAGTAGTAGTAGAATTCTATATAAGGCCGTTGAAGCAGAAGCTTTTAAGATCCAGCTTTGTGGTGAAGAAGAAATTAAAAGAATGGCTTCTAAACCTGGCATTCTCTCTGAGTGGCCATGGGCACGGCTTGGTAACTTAAAG TACTTGGTGTTGGCACCATTTGCGTGTCACAGCATATACACATTCTTCATGAGCAAAGATCAAAGAGAGAGGGACATGTTCTACATACTCGTACTCCCATTTACTCTCTTCAGAATGGTTCACAACCAGATATGGATATCTGTATCCCGTTATGTTACTGCAAAGGGTACTAATCGAATTGTTGATAGAAGTATTGAATTTGATCAAGTTGACAGAGAAAGCAACTG GGATGATCAGATCATACTTCTTGGTTTGCTACACTATATCGGATACCTGATGCTGGAACAAGCTCATCACATGCCTATGTGGAGGACTGATGGAATCATAATAACCATCTTGATTCATATTGGTCCTGTGGAGTTCTTCTATTATTGGCTTCACAGAGCTCTGCACCACCATTTTCTCTACTCTCGTTACCATTCCCATCACCACTCCTCCATTGCTACTGAGCCCATCACTT CTGTTATTCATCCATTTGCTGAGATCCTAGCATATTTCGCGCTCTTTGCCCTACCAGTTTTCACAACTCTGTTCACTGGGACTGCCTGTGTAGCTTCATTTGGTGCTTACACTACATATATTGATTTCATGAACAACATGGGCCATTGCAACTTTGAGCTCATTCCTAGGTGGATGTTCTCTGTGTTCCCCCCTCTCAAGTACTTGATGTATACACCCTC GTACCACTCACTACATCACACTCAATTCAGGACAAATTATTCACTTTTCTTGCCAATGTATGACTATATCTATGATACAGTGGACAAGTCATCAGACGCGTTGTATGAAAAGTCACTTGAGAGAGAAGCTGAAGTGCCTGATGTGGTGCACCTTACACATCTAACAACCCTGGAATCCATCTACCATCTTCGACTAGGGTTTGCATCACTGACCTCGAAGCCTCACACCTCTAAGTGGTACTTCTGGTTAATGTGGCCCGTCACACTATGGTCAATAATGATTACATGGATATATTGTCACGCATTTGTTGTCCAGAGAAATTTGTTCAAGAATCTCAAATTACAAACTTGGGTTATTCCAAAATTTCGCGTACAA TACTTTATGCAATGGCAAAGAGAGACTATTAACAATTTGATTGAGGAAGCCATCATCGAAGCAGATCAAAAAGGCATAAAAGTATTGAGCCTTGGACTCTTAAATCAG GAAGAGCAGCTGAACAGTAATGGTGAACTTTACATAAGAAAGCATCCTCACCTAAAAGTGAAGGTGGTAGATGGAAGTAGCTTAGCTGTTGCTGTGGTCATAAACTCCATTCCTAAAGGAACTTCCCAAGTTGTCCTTCGAGGCCGTTTGTCCAAAGTTGCTAACTCCATTGCCCGTGCCTTGTGCCAACGAGGAATTcag GTTGTCACGTTAGACGAAGAAGAGTACAAGAGACTTAAAGCAACGCTTACTTCCGAGGCTGGAACTAATTTGGTCCTCTCAAAATCTTGTAATGTTTCAAAG ACATGGCTAGTAGGGGACGGATTGAATGAAGATGAGCAATTGAAAGCACCAAAAGGAACATTATTCATTCCTTATTCACAATTCCCACCAAGGAAAGCTCGCAAGGACTGTTTCTACTTCAGCACACCAGCCATGGTTGCTCCAAAGCATCTTGAAAATGTAGATTCTTGTGAG AATTGGCTGCCAAGAAGAGTGATGAGTGCCTGGAGAATAGCTGGAATTTTGCATGCATTGGAAGGTTGGAATGAGCATGAATGTGGTGACATGATGCTTGATATTGAAGAAGTCTGGAAAGCTAGTCTCAGTCATGGTTTTTGTCTATTAACCAAGATTTCTGCTGCTTAA